A genomic region of Drosophila simulans strain w501 unplaced genomic scaffold, Prin_Dsim_3.1 Segkk87_quiver_pilon, whole genome shotgun sequence contains the following coding sequences:
- the LOC120285681 gene encoding uncharacterized protein LOC120285681 isoform X1: protein MALSNGINIDDDELLDQVIEGIPLQNFRTQARIQCFSTPSEMLRAFSNIRLPARREPPVQPTDYKDAIRCANCNSRGHKADICKKPKREPGSCYACGQFGHLVAQCPTRKSVSTNNYRARQSVAVEPS, encoded by the coding sequence ATGGCTCTCTCAAACGGGATAAACATCGACGACGACGAACTACTGGACCAGGTGATAGAGGGCATACCGCTGCAAAATTTCCGTACCCAAGCACGGATTCAATGCTTCTCTACTCCATCGGAGATGCTACGCGCATTTTCGAACATCCGTTTGCCAGCTCGGAGGGAGCCACCTGTACAGCCAACCGACTACAAAGATGCCATACGATGCGCAAACTGTAATTCAAGAGGACACAAAGCTGACATCTGCAAGAAGCCCAAACGTGAACCAGGTTCGTGCTACGCCTGTGGACAATTTGGACACCTGGTGGCACAATGTCCCACAAGGAAGAGCGTTTCAACTAATAATTAT
- the LOC120285681 gene encoding uncharacterized protein LOC120285681 isoform X3 yields MALSNGINIDDDELLDQVIEGIPLQNFRTQARIQCFSTPSEMLRAFSNIRLPARREPPVQPTDYKDAIRCANCNSRGHKADICKKPKREPGSCYACGQFGHLVAQCPTRKSVSTNNYNAS; encoded by the coding sequence ATGGCTCTCTCAAACGGGATAAACATCGACGACGACGAACTACTGGACCAGGTGATAGAGGGCATACCGCTGCAAAATTTCCGTACCCAAGCACGGATTCAATGCTTCTCTACTCCATCGGAGATGCTACGCGCATTTTCGAACATCCGTTTGCCAGCTCGGAGGGAGCCACCTGTACAGCCAACCGACTACAAAGATGCCATACGATGCGCAAACTGTAATTCAAGAGGACACAAAGCTGACATCTGCAAGAAGCCCAAACGTGAACCAGGTTCGTGCTACGCCTGTGGACAATTTGGACACCTGGTGGCACAATGTCCCACAAGGAAGAGCGTTTCAACTAATAATTAT
- the LOC120285681 gene encoding uncharacterized protein LOC120285681 isoform X2 produces the protein MALSNGINIDDDELLDQVIEGIPLQNFRTQARIQCFSTPSEMLRAFSNIRLPARREPPVQPTDYKDAIRCANCNSRGHKADICKKPKREPGSCYACGQFGHLVAQCPTRKSVSTNNYTRTPWE, from the coding sequence ATGGCTCTCTCAAACGGGATAAACATCGACGACGACGAACTACTGGACCAGGTGATAGAGGGCATACCGCTGCAAAATTTCCGTACCCAAGCACGGATTCAATGCTTCTCTACTCCATCGGAGATGCTACGCGCATTTTCGAACATCCGTTTGCCAGCTCGGAGGGAGCCACCTGTACAGCCAACCGACTACAAAGATGCCATACGATGCGCAAACTGTAATTCAAGAGGACACAAAGCTGACATCTGCAAGAAGCCCAAACGTGAACCAGGTTCGTGCTACGCCTGTGGACAATTTGGACACCTGGTGGCACAATGTCCCACAAGGAAGAGCGTTTCAACTAATAATTAT